A genomic window from Neorickettsia sennetsu str. Miyayama includes:
- the bioD gene encoding ATP-dependent dethiobiotin synthetase BioD yields MAIFITGTDTNVGKTIISTWICLHLGWGYFKPIQTGGNSDSDFVSSTTGVPAYDSVFSFPDPIAPHVAAKMSGSSIDILKIQLPEYRKSLSNKINSIPTTEHGRSKFISATTQTKYWEKENNKIVIEGAGGVLVPLQENGTKMVDLIQHLNVPVIIVSRSTLGAINHTLLTLEALQAREIKVLGIVINSMCEDFLDYNSKAIAEYGSTEILATFPYLKEVTRDSILSVQMGDSMKALLESTLKCKNSLL; encoded by the coding sequence ATGGCCATCTTTATCACTGGAACAGACACAAATGTCGGCAAAACAATAATAAGCACTTGGATATGCTTGCACTTGGGTTGGGGTTATTTTAAGCCAATACAAACCGGAGGTAATAGTGACAGCGATTTCGTTTCCAGTACCACTGGTGTGCCAGCCTATGATTCGGTCTTTTCCTTCCCTGATCCAATTGCACCACATGTTGCAGCTAAGATGAGTGGAAGCTCAATTGATATTCTCAAAATTCAACTACCTGAATATAGGAAAAGCCTTAGCAACAAAATAAACTCTATTCCGACCACAGAACACGGGCGAAGTAAGTTCATCAGCGCAACTACTCAAACAAAGTATTGGGAAAAAGAAAATAACAAAATTGTTATCGAGGGTGCTGGCGGTGTCCTTGTGCCCCTCCAGGAAAACGGGACTAAAATGGTGGATCTGATTCAACACCTGAACGTACCGGTGATAATTGTATCGCGCTCTACTCTAGGCGCAATTAACCACACTTTACTTACACTCGAAGCACTACAGGCAAGAGAAATAAAAGTTCTCGGCATAGTGATAAACTCAATGTGCGAGGACTTTCTGGACTACAATTCAAAAGCAATAGCAGAATACGGTTCGACCGAGATCTTAGCCACTTTTCCATACCTAAAGGAAGTAACCAGAGATAGCATCCTCAGCGTACAGATGGGTGATTCAATGAAAGCACTACTGGAATCCACACTAAAATGCAAAAATTCGCTGCTCTAG
- the bioA gene encoding adenosylmethionine--8-amino-7-oxononanoate transaminase has translation MYQHNKTVNLSVRDKSLIWHPLTQEKTSSPSIAIIRGEGEYLYDEQNKKYLDLISSWWVNLHGHANPAIAHAIYEQALKLEQVIFAGFTHDQAIQLCENLKVELPENLTRFFFSDNGSTSVEVALKIALQFWKNSGEKQRDIFISFDKGYHGDTVGAMSLGASSGFFDQYKKILFETVHVPFPATWENDPDVEIKEEASLNTIQNFLEQNLNRVAGFIAEPLVQGAGGMRMCRYKYLEQCVKLFKEYGILTIFDEIMTGFYRTGKMFASDYILSKPDILCLSKGLTGGFLPLSLTITTERVYNAFLSDNFSSALIHSHSYTGNPLGCAAAIASLELLKSTSTLDKIAKIEQLHRSFICDLKLTLPEIIKAERVCGTIVAFNLFSEECNYNHTIAVKLREIFMKEGLLIRPLGNTIYLMPPYCISEKALKEAHCKVMELISSIAGSFT, from the coding sequence ATGTATCAACATAATAAAACAGTTAACCTGTCTGTGAGGGATAAGAGCCTAATTTGGCACCCACTTACACAAGAAAAAACCTCTTCTCCATCAATCGCGATAATTAGGGGAGAAGGTGAGTACCTCTATGATGAGCAAAACAAAAAATACTTGGACCTTATATCGAGTTGGTGGGTAAACTTACACGGTCATGCTAATCCAGCAATCGCACATGCGATATATGAGCAGGCACTAAAACTTGAACAAGTAATTTTCGCAGGTTTTACGCACGATCAAGCCATCCAATTATGCGAAAACCTCAAAGTAGAATTGCCTGAAAACCTTACAAGATTTTTTTTCTCTGATAACGGGTCTACATCAGTTGAGGTAGCATTGAAAATCGCATTGCAGTTCTGGAAAAACTCAGGTGAGAAACAGCGGGATATCTTTATTTCATTTGATAAGGGGTATCACGGAGACACCGTTGGAGCAATGAGCTTGGGTGCATCATCTGGCTTTTTCGACCAATACAAGAAAATTCTATTCGAGACAGTGCATGTGCCTTTTCCTGCAACCTGGGAAAACGATCCAGATGTAGAGATAAAGGAGGAGGCTTCACTAAATACAATCCAAAACTTTCTAGAACAAAATTTAAACCGAGTAGCAGGTTTCATAGCTGAACCATTAGTCCAGGGAGCTGGAGGTATGCGGATGTGTCGATACAAGTACCTCGAACAGTGTGTAAAGTTATTTAAAGAATATGGCATACTGACCATATTTGATGAAATCATGACTGGTTTTTACCGTACAGGCAAAATGTTCGCCTCGGATTATATCCTTAGCAAACCAGATATTTTATGTCTCTCAAAAGGATTAACAGGCGGCTTTTTACCACTATCGCTCACGATTACGACTGAGAGAGTGTACAACGCATTCTTATCTGACAACTTTAGTAGTGCGCTAATTCATAGTCACTCATACACCGGAAATCCCCTTGGCTGCGCAGCTGCTATTGCCTCATTAGAATTACTTAAAAGTACAAGCACACTCGACAAAATTGCTAAGATTGAACAACTACATAGAAGTTTCATTTGTGATCTGAAACTTACGTTACCAGAAATAATTAAAGCAGAAAGGGTTTGTGGAACCATTGTGGCATTTAATCTCTTTTCAGAGGAATGCAATTACAATCACACGATTGCAGTAAAACTAAGAGAGATATTCATGAAAGAGGGACTGCTAATAAGACCACTCGGAAACACGATTTACTTAATGCCGCCTTACTGCATCTCTGAGAAAGCGCTAAAAGAGGCACACTGCAAAGTAATGGAGCTAATTAGCTCCATTGCAGGCTCTTTTACCTAA
- the coxB gene encoding cytochrome c oxidase subunit II, whose protein sequence is MRKLVLILIFLLPVFGFSEQLGQPYEWQLGFQRSASPVMDYINDFHNLMLIIMICIAAGVNALLLYTVIRFNKKRNPSPSGTSHNTLLEIIWTVIPVLIVVGISFPSLKVLKYEEHVPDADMTVKVIGHQWYWTYNYPDHGEITFDSNLKHDLDEGEPRLLAVDNNLVLPVDTTVRIQITSDDVIHSWAVPSLGIKKDAIPGRLNETWVRIDKEGTYYGQCSELCGILHGFMPIAVTAVSKEAFKEWVTQAKDSF, encoded by the coding sequence ATGCGGAAGCTTGTTTTAATACTCATCTTTCTGTTGCCGGTCTTCGGTTTTAGCGAACAACTTGGACAACCCTATGAATGGCAGCTTGGATTTCAGCGATCAGCTAGTCCTGTGATGGACTATATCAATGACTTCCACAATCTAATGCTGATAATCATGATTTGCATTGCCGCTGGGGTTAATGCTCTTCTCCTATATACTGTTATCCGGTTTAACAAGAAGAGGAATCCATCTCCTTCTGGGACATCGCACAATACTTTGCTGGAAATTATTTGGACAGTGATACCAGTGCTTATCGTGGTAGGCATCTCTTTCCCTTCATTAAAGGTGCTAAAATACGAGGAGCATGTTCCAGATGCAGACATGACAGTCAAAGTTATCGGGCATCAATGGTATTGGACGTACAACTACCCGGATCATGGTGAAATTACCTTCGACAGCAATTTAAAGCACGACTTGGATGAGGGCGAACCTCGATTGCTGGCTGTAGACAATAATCTCGTCTTACCTGTTGATACGACAGTAAGAATTCAAATTACTTCCGATGATGTAATACATAGCTGGGCGGTGCCGTCGCTTGGAATAAAAAAGGATGCGATCCCAGGTAGACTAAATGAAACCTGGGTTCGTATTGACAAGGAAGGCACTTACTACGGACAGTGCTCTGAGCTTTGTGGTATACTGCACGGGTTTATGCCTATAGCTGTGACTGCCGTAAGTAAAGAAGCATTTAAAGAATGGGTTACTCAAGCGAAAGACAGTTTTTAG